The following coding sequences lie in one Populus trichocarpa isolate Nisqually-1 chromosome 14, P.trichocarpa_v4.1, whole genome shotgun sequence genomic window:
- the LOC127904282 gene encoding extensin-like encodes MALTHSSSATFLLLLSLSVIASAGGYGYDQKPDTTKPNYTYNPKPQPDTSKPKYSYDPKPQPDVVKPDLHKPYYDSNPKPTLPKPKFTEPKPDNGYDSKPYLGQPTIPKPDTAKPNYGYNPKPEVPKPKLTMPKPNYGNDPKPKLIVPKPDTAKPNYGYNPKPDVPKPNYEYVPKPKMTVPKPDHGYVDPKEKVYDQPKSTTPKPEIITPHDGYAQKPKLYIPKPSKDTLDYEYSPIGIEGFVLCKQGSNYTPIEDAADQ; translated from the exons ATGGCTCTAACCCATTCCTCCTCCGCcaccttcctcctcctcttgtCATTGTCAGTCATTGCCTCTGCTGGCGGTTACGGCTATGACCAAAAGCCAGATACAACCAAGCCAAATTATACTTACAACCCAAAACCACAGCCAGACACTTCCAAACCCAAGTATAGTTATGACCCAAAGCCACAGCCAGACGTTGTCAAACCAGACCTCCACAAACCATATTACGACTCCAATCCGAAGCCAACCCTCCCCAAACCAAAATTCACAGAACCAAAACCAGACAATGGGTATGACTCAAAACCATACCTTGGCCAGCCAACCATCCCCAAACCAGACACTGCCAAGCCAAATTATGGTTATAACCCAAAACCAGAAGTTCCCAAACCGAAATTGACAATGCCAAAACCCAACTATGGTAATGACCCGAAACCAAAGTTGATCGTACCCAAACCAGACACTGCCAAGCCAAATTACGGTTACAACCCAAAACCAGATGTTCCCAAACCAAATTATGAATATGTTCCAAAACCAAAGATGACTGTACCAAAACCCGATCATGGTTATGTCGAcccaaaagaaaaggtttaTGATCAACCAAAGTCAACTACACCAAAGCCAGAGATTATCACGCCACATGATGGGTATGCCCAAAAACCAAAGTTATACATACCAAAACCAAGTAAGGACACACTGGACTATGAGTATAGCCCAATCGGCATAGAAGGTTTTGTCCTCTGCAAACAAGGCTCTAACTATACCCCTATTGAAG ACGCTGCTGATCAATGA
- the LOC7491285 gene encoding proline-rich protein 3 isoform X1: MALTHSSSATFFLLLSLSVIASAGGYGYDQKPDTTKPNYTYNPKPQPDTSKPKYSYDPKPQPDVVKPDLHKPYYDSNPKPTLPKPKFTEPKPDNGYDSKPYLGQPTIPKPDTAKPNYGYNPKPDVPKPKLTMPKPNYGNDPKPKLIVPKPDTAKPNYGYNPKPDVPKPNYEHVPKPKMTVPKPDHGYVDPKEKVYDQPKSTTPKPEIITPHDGYAQKPNLPEPKLYIPKPSNDKLDYEYSPLGIEGFVLCKQGSNYTPIEGAVIRIACTAVDQYGYKKVPFSCLTEATNAKGYYFKTLPALKLTECKAYLESSPLKTCNVPTDMNYGITGAPLSAYHILHDKKIKLYSMRTFFYTSTTPTSTPAGY; this comes from the exons ATGGCTCTAACCCATTCCTCCTCCGCCACCTTCTTCCTCCTCTTGTCATTGTCAGTGATTGCCTCCGCTGGCGGTTACGGCTATGACCAAAAGCCAGATACAACCAAGCCAAATTATACTTACAACCCAAAACCACAGCCAGACACTTCCAAACCCAAGTATAGTTATGACCCAAAACCACAGCCAGACGTTGTCAAACCAGACCTCCACAAACCATATTACGACTCCAATCCGAAGCCAACCCTTCCCAAACCAAAATTCACAGAACCAAAACCAGACAATGGGTATGACTCAAAACCATACCTTGGCCAACCAACCATCCCCAAACCAGACACTGCCAAGCCAAATTATGGTTATAACCCAAAACCAGATGTTCCCAAACCGAAATTGACAATGCCAAAACCCAACTATGGTAATGACCCGAAACCAAAGCTGATCGTACCCAAACCAGACACTGCCAAGCCAAATTATGGTTACAACCCAAAACCAGATGTTCCCAAACCAAATTATGAACATGTTCCAAAACCAAAGATGACTGTACCGAAACCCGATCATGGTTATGTCGAcccaaaagaaaaggtttaTGATCAACCAAAGTCAACTACACCAAAGCCAGAGATTATCACGCCACATGATGGGTATGCCCAAAAACCAAATCTCCCGGAACCAAAGTTATACATACCAAAACCAAGTAATGACAAACTGGACTATGAGTATAGCCCACTCGGCATAGAAGGTTTTGTCCTCTGCAAACAAGGCTCTAACTATACCCCTATTGAAG gAGCTGTGATAAGAATAGCCTGTACTGCTGTGGACCAGTATGGTTACAAGAAAGTCCCTTTCTCCTGCTTGACAGAAGCAACTAATGCAAAGGGTTACTACTTCAAAACATTGCCAGCTTTAAAGCTCACAGAATGCAAGGCTTACCTTGAAAGCTCTCCATTGAAAACCTGCAACGTTCCAACAGATATGAACTATGGGATTACCGGTGCTCCCCTTTCAGCTTATCACATTCtccatgacaagaaaataaaactgtACTCCATGAGGACTTTCTTCTACACCTCGACGACACCTACATCAACCCCTGCTGGTTATTAA
- the LOC7491285 gene encoding proline-rich protein 3 isoform X2, whose amino-acid sequence MALTHSSSATFFLLLSLSVIASAGGYGYDQKPDTTKPNYTYNPKPQPDTSKPKYSYDPKPQPDVVKPDLHKPYYDSNPKPTLPKPKFTEPKPDNGYDSKPYLGQPTIPKPDTAKPNYGYNPKPDVPKPKLTMPKPNYGNDPKPKMTVPKPDHGYVDPKEKVYDQPKSTTPKPEIITPHDGYAQKPNLPEPKLYIPKPSNDKLDYEYSPLGIEGFVLCKQGSNYTPIEGAVIRIACTAVDQYGYKKVPFSCLTEATNAKGYYFKTLPALKLTECKAYLESSPLKTCNVPTDMNYGITGAPLSAYHILHDKKIKLYSMRTFFYTSTTPTSTPAGY is encoded by the exons ATGGCTCTAACCCATTCCTCCTCCGCCACCTTCTTCCTCCTCTTGTCATTGTCAGTGATTGCCTCCGCTGGCGGTTACGGCTATGACCAAAAGCCAGATACAACCAAGCCAAATTATACTTACAACCCAAAACCACAGCCAGACACTTCCAAACCCAAGTATAGTTATGACCCAAAACCACAGCCAGACGTTGTCAAACCAGACCTCCACAAACCATATTACGACTCCAATCCGAAGCCAACCCTTCCCAAACCAAAATTCACAGAACCAAAACCAGACAATGGGTATGACTCAAAACCATACCTTGGCCAACCAACCATCCCCAAACCAGACACTGCCAAGCCAAATTATGGTTATAACCCAAAACCAGATGTTCCCAAACCGAAATTGACAATGCCAAAACCCAACTATGGTAATGAC CCAAAACCAAAGATGACTGTACCGAAACCCGATCATGGTTATGTCGAcccaaaagaaaaggtttaTGATCAACCAAAGTCAACTACACCAAAGCCAGAGATTATCACGCCACATGATGGGTATGCCCAAAAACCAAATCTCCCGGAACCAAAGTTATACATACCAAAACCAAGTAATGACAAACTGGACTATGAGTATAGCCCACTCGGCATAGAAGGTTTTGTCCTCTGCAAACAAGGCTCTAACTATACCCCTATTGAAG gAGCTGTGATAAGAATAGCCTGTACTGCTGTGGACCAGTATGGTTACAAGAAAGTCCCTTTCTCCTGCTTGACAGAAGCAACTAATGCAAAGGGTTACTACTTCAAAACATTGCCAGCTTTAAAGCTCACAGAATGCAAGGCTTACCTTGAAAGCTCTCCATTGAAAACCTGCAACGTTCCAACAGATATGAACTATGGGATTACCGGTGCTCCCCTTTCAGCTTATCACATTCtccatgacaagaaaataaaactgtACTCCATGAGGACTTTCTTCTACACCTCGACGACACCTACATCAACCCCTGCTGGTTATTAA